A genomic stretch from Zeimonas sediminis includes:
- a CDS encoding SGNH/GDSL hydrolase family protein — MKLAAAGLALAPLLVVQGRRVRRIALRLPEAAGPREGAAGRSPERAARTLRLLVVGDSSAAGVGAPTQDDALAGNLARALLGANPESAAGPAPPVAPDRVEWSLAARTGANAAEALGMIEALAPRGCDLAVVAVGVNDVTGATPPARWLRVVERLASTLQHRHGAACVIVSGLPPMHRFPLLPQPLRWYLGARARHLDEALARRCAGQPAMRHLPLPALADRSLMAEDGFHPSPAGYRVWAGALAAEAARALPSLMAGRPAAAASASTK, encoded by the coding sequence ATGAAGCTGGCCGCCGCCGGGCTCGCGCTGGCGCCGCTGCTGGTCGTTCAGGGGAGGCGGGTGCGGCGGATCGCGCTGCGCCTGCCCGAGGCGGCGGGCCCGCGCGAAGGCGCCGCAGGGCGATCTCCCGAGCGTGCTGCCCGCACGCTGAGGCTGCTGGTCGTCGGGGATTCTTCGGCTGCCGGCGTCGGCGCGCCGACCCAGGACGATGCGCTGGCCGGGAACCTGGCGCGGGCGCTGCTCGGCGCGAACCCGGAGAGCGCCGCCGGGCCCGCGCCGCCGGTCGCTCCCGATCGCGTGGAATGGTCGCTGGCAGCGCGCACCGGTGCGAACGCGGCCGAGGCGCTGGGCATGATCGAGGCGCTGGCGCCGCGCGGCTGCGACCTGGCCGTGGTAGCGGTGGGCGTCAACGATGTGACCGGCGCCACGCCGCCCGCGCGCTGGCTGCGCGTGGTCGAGCGACTGGCGTCGACGCTGCAGCACCGCCACGGCGCGGCCTGCGTGATCGTCTCGGGCCTTCCGCCGATGCATCGCTTCCCGCTGCTGCCGCAACCGCTGCGTTGGTACCTGGGGGCGCGCGCCCGGCACCTGGACGAGGCCCTCGCCCGACGTTGCGCCGGGCAGCCGGCGATGCGCCACCTGCCGCTGCCCGCGCTGGCCGACCGATCGCTGATGGCCGAGGACGGCTTCCACCCGTCGCCGGCCGGTTACCGCGTCTGGGCCGGGGCGCTGGCCGCCGAGGCCGCGCGGGCCTTGCCCAGCCTGATGGCCGGGAGGCCCGCCGCGGCGGCCAGCGCGAGCACGAAGTAG